A DNA window from Streptomyces sp. B21-083 contains the following coding sequences:
- a CDS encoding Rv3654c family TadE-like protein produces MGAIAVLCVVFGVVLAMGQAAVARHRAAAGADLAALAAADHWTEGASEACARADRVAAAQGARLVRCAMVGETSDLTVAAGRGLFGAEVRSRAGPPGPAGPLGPTEPPP; encoded by the coding sequence GTGGGTGCCATCGCCGTCCTGTGCGTGGTGTTCGGCGTGGTGCTCGCCATGGGGCAGGCCGCTGTGGCCCGGCATCGGGCCGCCGCCGGTGCGGATCTGGCGGCGCTCGCGGCGGCGGACCACTGGACGGAGGGTGCCTCGGAGGCCTGTGCGCGGGCGGACCGGGTGGCCGCGGCCCAGGGTGCCCGGCTCGTTCGGTGCGCCATGGTGGGCGAGACGTCGGACCTGACAGTGGCAGCGGGACGGGGCCTGTTCGGGGCGGAGGTGCGGTCGAGGGCGGGGCCGCCGGGACCCGCCGGCCCACTGGGACCGACCGAGCCGCCTCCGTGA
- a CDS encoding DUF4244 domain-containing protein, protein MFTVVRVRMCALVCRTRVALATRRDSGMVTSEYAVGIIAAVAFAAVLYKVVTSGQVSSELQAIVKKALDAKM, encoded by the coding sequence ATGTTCACAGTGGTGCGGGTGCGGATGTGTGCCCTGGTGTGCAGGACGCGTGTGGCGCTGGCGACGCGGCGGGATTCCGGGATGGTGACTTCGGAGTATGCCGTTGGCATCATCGCGGCGGTGGCGTTCGCCGCGGTGCTCTACAAGGTGGTGACGAGCGGGCAGGTCAGCTCGGAATTGCAGGCCATCGTGAAGAAGGCCCTCGATGCCAAAATGTGA
- a CDS encoding type II secretion system F family protein codes for MSAEVFHRLGVLLGVALALGWLLRWIGTVRRERRVRRRLARLLALELRRERAPVERRFGARSAVRRWLPVVGAVSGGWVLVGGVAGVVVGLVAGAGLWWWRLRRTADGTAAEAVDAAEAARQLPLAADLLAACIAAGAGPVIAAQAVGEALAGPVGERLARGAAEVRLGGEPAEAWRRLASTPGAGPLAGLLERADESGVPAAGPVARLAADTRAEWGRTATERARRAAVMVTAPVGLCFLPAFIAVGVLPVVMGLADGLLGGGGG; via the coding sequence GTGAGCGCGGAGGTTTTCCACAGGCTGGGGGTGTTGCTCGGGGTCGCGCTGGCCCTGGGGTGGCTGCTGCGGTGGATCGGGACGGTACGGCGTGAACGGCGGGTGCGCCGGAGGCTGGCCCGGTTGCTCGCGCTGGAACTGCGGCGGGAACGCGCCCCGGTGGAACGGCGGTTCGGGGCGCGGAGTGCCGTACGGCGGTGGCTGCCCGTGGTGGGTGCGGTGAGCGGCGGGTGGGTGCTGGTCGGCGGTGTGGCCGGCGTAGTGGTGGGGTTGGTCGCCGGGGCCGGGCTGTGGTGGTGGCGACTGCGGCGAACGGCCGATGGCACGGCGGCGGAGGCCGTCGACGCGGCCGAGGCGGCTCGGCAGCTTCCGCTCGCAGCCGATCTGCTGGCGGCGTGTATCGCGGCCGGCGCCGGTCCGGTGATCGCCGCACAGGCGGTGGGCGAGGCGCTGGCTGGACCGGTCGGGGAGCGATTGGCGCGGGGCGCGGCGGAGGTACGGCTCGGCGGCGAACCGGCCGAAGCCTGGCGGAGGTTGGCGTCGACACCGGGAGCCGGCCCCCTGGCGGGACTTCTGGAGCGGGCCGACGAGTCGGGCGTCCCGGCGGCAGGGCCCGTCGCGCGTCTCGCCGCCGACACCCGCGCCGAGTGGGGTCGTACGGCGACGGAACGGGCCCGGCGGGCGGCCGTCATGGTCACCGCGCCGGTGGGCCTCTGCTTCCTGCCCGCCTTCATCGCGGTCGGCGTACTGCCCGTGGTGATGGGGCTGGCCGACGGGCTGCTGGGCGGGGGTGGTGGATGA
- a CDS encoding TadE family type IV pilus minor pilin, whose amino-acid sequence MGRFRDRGFVTAEAAVVLPALVLFSMALVWALLVAAAQIQCVDAARVGARAAARQDPPGTVAEVARGAAPRGAEVTVTREGDLVRVEVVAQPPGLGGLSVDVAHEAVALAEETVGAGP is encoded by the coding sequence GTGGGGCGATTCCGGGACCGGGGGTTCGTGACCGCCGAGGCGGCCGTGGTGCTGCCGGCTCTGGTGCTGTTCTCGATGGCGCTGGTCTGGGCCCTGCTCGTCGCCGCCGCGCAGATCCAGTGCGTGGACGCGGCCCGGGTCGGTGCCCGGGCCGCCGCCCGGCAGGACCCGCCCGGCACGGTCGCCGAGGTGGCTCGCGGCGCGGCCCCGCGCGGGGCGGAGGTCACCGTCACCAGAGAGGGCGACCTCGTGCGCGTGGAGGTGGTGGCCCAGCCGCCGGGGCTCGGCGGTCTCAGCGTCGATGTGGCGCACGAAGCGGTGGCGTTGGCGGAGGAGACGGTGGGGGCGGGCCCATGA
- a CDS encoding type II secretion system F family protein yields MDVAGVCVGSVCWLLGGRYPGARRAELLLAGGGAVGTGPPPWERAVGGLRRLRARLRAEWWSVAVGLVVALLGASVVPALAGAAGVPLLRRVRLAGEVRRARERRGDEVIGLCGSLAGEVRAGRQPGEALLRAARDSGGLGEAQASVLAAARFGGDVPGALAAAARQPGAEGLLGLAACWRVAVDQGAGLAAGLDRLEGALRADRDQRADLRAQLAGARSTAVMLAGLPVLGLVLGTALGADPLHVLLHTGAGLGCLLVGGVLEGVGLWWALRIVRGAETA; encoded by the coding sequence ATGGACGTGGCCGGGGTGTGCGTGGGGTCGGTCTGCTGGCTGCTGGGCGGCCGGTATCCGGGGGCACGGCGGGCGGAGTTGCTGCTCGCCGGGGGCGGGGCCGTGGGCACGGGGCCACCTCCGTGGGAGCGGGCGGTCGGTGGACTGCGGCGGCTGCGCGCGAGGTTGCGGGCCGAGTGGTGGTCGGTGGCCGTCGGACTGGTGGTGGCGCTGCTGGGCGCCTCCGTGGTGCCGGCGCTGGCGGGCGCGGCCGGGGTGCCGTTGCTGCGCCGGGTCAGGCTGGCCGGTGAGGTCCGCCGGGCACGGGAGCGGCGGGGCGATGAGGTGATCGGGCTGTGCGGATCGCTCGCCGGTGAGGTGCGCGCCGGGCGGCAGCCGGGGGAGGCGCTGCTGCGGGCGGCACGCGACTCCGGCGGGCTCGGTGAGGCGCAGGCGTCGGTGCTGGCGGCCGCCCGGTTCGGCGGTGACGTACCCGGAGCGCTCGCCGCGGCGGCCCGACAGCCGGGCGCGGAGGGGCTGTTGGGCCTCGCCGCGTGCTGGCGGGTGGCCGTGGACCAGGGGGCCGGACTTGCGGCCGGACTCGACCGCCTCGAAGGGGCCCTGCGCGCCGACCGGGACCAACGTGCTGACCTGCGTGCCCAGTTGGCGGGCGCCCGGTCGACGGCGGTGATGCTCGCCGGCCTGCCGGTGCTGGGACTGGTCCTGGGCACGGCACTGGGCGCCGACCCCCTGCACGTGCTGCTGCACACCGGCGCCGGGCTGGGCTGCCTGTTGGTCGGCGGGGTGTTGGAAGGCGTCGGCCTGTGGTGGGCCCTGCGGATCGTGCGGGGAGCGGAGACGGCATGA
- a CDS encoding TadA family conjugal transfer-associated ATPase, translating to MNGGRWDEGPGASTGLLDGVRQWLAESGAEATPARVAQALREQGRVLGDAEVLGAAERLRSELVGTGPLEPLLADPSVSDVLVAAPDRVWVDRGGGLELTAVSFPDAGAVRRLAQRLAAVAGRRLDDARPWVDARLPDGTRLHAVLPPVAVGCTCLSLRVVRPRAFTLDELMAAGTVPPGGDRVLRALLDARLSFLISGGTGCGKTTLLSALLGLVGPGERIVLAEDSAELRPDHPHVVRLETRPANQEGAGLVTLQDLVRQALRMRPDRLAVGEVRGAEVVHLLAALNTGHSGCGTVHANAAADVPARLEALGTAAGLDRAALHSQLAAALSVVLHLVRDRAGRRRIAEVHVLERDPSGLVVTVPALRWGEEAFAYERGWERLRGLLCAGGDKGQGSEGA from the coding sequence ATGAACGGCGGACGTTGGGACGAGGGGCCAGGGGCGTCGACCGGACTGCTGGACGGCGTACGGCAGTGGCTGGCCGAGAGCGGGGCCGAGGCGACGCCCGCGCGCGTGGCACAGGCCCTGCGGGAGCAGGGGCGGGTGCTCGGGGACGCCGAAGTGCTGGGTGCCGCCGAGCGGTTGAGGTCGGAGCTGGTCGGCACCGGCCCGCTGGAGCCGCTGCTCGCCGATCCGTCGGTCAGTGACGTGCTGGTGGCGGCCCCGGACCGGGTGTGGGTGGACCGTGGCGGCGGACTGGAGCTGACCGCCGTCTCGTTCCCGGACGCGGGCGCCGTACGGCGGCTCGCGCAGCGCCTCGCCGCGGTGGCCGGACGGCGACTCGACGACGCCCGCCCGTGGGTCGACGCCAGGTTGCCCGACGGGACCCGTCTGCACGCGGTACTGCCCCCGGTGGCCGTCGGCTGCACCTGTCTGTCGCTCCGGGTGGTACGGCCGCGCGCGTTCACCCTGGACGAGCTGATGGCCGCGGGGACGGTACCGCCGGGCGGCGACCGGGTGCTGCGGGCGCTGCTCGACGCACGGCTGTCCTTCCTGATCAGCGGTGGTACGGGGTGTGGCAAGACCACCCTCCTGAGCGCCTTGCTGGGGCTGGTCGGCCCCGGCGAGCGGATCGTGCTCGCCGAGGACTCGGCGGAGCTGCGGCCCGACCATCCGCACGTAGTGCGCCTGGAGACCAGACCCGCCAACCAGGAGGGCGCGGGCCTGGTCACACTCCAGGACCTGGTGCGGCAGGCGCTGCGCATGCGGCCCGACCGGCTGGCGGTCGGGGAGGTCCGAGGCGCCGAGGTCGTGCATCTGCTCGCCGCCCTGAACACGGGGCACAGCGGTTGCGGGACGGTGCACGCGAATGCCGCGGCGGACGTACCGGCGCGACTGGAGGCGCTGGGTACGGCTGCCGGGCTCGACCGGGCCGCGCTGCACAGCCAGCTGGCGGCCGCGCTGTCGGTCGTCCTGCACCTCGTCCGCGACCGGGCCGGGCGGCGCCGGATCGCCGAGGTGCATGTGCTGGAGCGGGACCCGTCGGGGCTGGTGGTGACGGTGCCGGCGCTGCGGTGGGGCGAGGAGGCGTTCGCGTACGAGCGGGGCTGGGAGCGGTTGCGGGGGCTGCTCTGCGCCGGCGGTGACAAGGGACAGGGGAGTGAAGGCGCGTGA
- the ssd gene encoding septum site-determining protein Ssd, whose translation MAGAITHDNDRAGAEGRQSGPLIVTEDADLLDDLLRLCAAAGATPEVHHGVPERGGGWEAAPLVLVGDDAVRRVRGAARRRGVVLVGRDQDDSGVWRRAVEIGADHVLMLPDGEQWLVDRIADVAEGVGRPALTVGVIGGRGGAGASTLACALAVTSAREGLRTLLVDADPLGGGLDVLLGGETADGLRWPAFAASRGRVGGGALEESLPKLHSLRVLSWDRGDSVSVPPQAVRAVLAAARRSGGAVVVDLPRRIDDGVAEVLAQLDVGLLVVPGELRAVAAAGRVASAVGMVLRDLRVAVRGPYTPGLDDHEVARLLNLPLAGEVPVESALSRPHEGKAPPGAAVRGPLARFCTMFWERALAEAGSV comes from the coding sequence ATGGCGGGAGCCATCACACACGACAACGACCGGGCCGGGGCCGAGGGACGGCAGAGCGGACCGCTGATCGTCACCGAGGACGCCGACCTGCTGGACGACCTGCTGCGGCTGTGCGCGGCGGCCGGTGCCACACCCGAGGTGCACCACGGGGTGCCCGAGCGAGGCGGTGGCTGGGAGGCGGCACCTCTCGTCCTGGTCGGCGACGACGCCGTACGACGGGTACGGGGGGCCGCGCGCCGACGGGGAGTGGTACTGGTCGGGCGCGACCAGGACGACTCCGGCGTCTGGCGGCGGGCCGTCGAGATCGGCGCCGACCACGTCCTGATGCTGCCCGACGGCGAGCAGTGGCTCGTCGACCGGATCGCCGATGTGGCTGAGGGCGTCGGCAGGCCCGCGCTCACCGTGGGCGTCATCGGCGGCCGGGGCGGGGCGGGGGCGTCCACGCTGGCCTGCGCGCTCGCCGTCACCTCCGCGCGCGAGGGACTGCGCACCCTGCTCGTGGACGCGGATCCGCTGGGCGGCGGACTCGACGTACTCCTCGGCGGGGAGACGGCCGACGGACTGCGCTGGCCGGCCTTCGCCGCCTCGCGCGGCCGGGTCGGTGGCGGCGCCCTGGAGGAGTCCCTGCCGAAACTGCACTCCCTGAGGGTGCTGAGCTGGGACCGCGGAGACAGCGTGTCCGTCCCGCCCCAGGCCGTACGGGCGGTACTCGCCGCGGCCAGACGGAGCGGCGGCGCTGTCGTCGTCGACCTCCCGCGCCGTATCGACGACGGCGTCGCGGAAGTCCTCGCCCAACTGGACGTCGGCCTCCTGGTGGTCCCCGGTGAACTGCGCGCCGTAGCGGCGGCCGGCCGGGTGGCGTCCGCCGTCGGCATGGTCCTGCGCGACCTGCGCGTGGCGGTACGCGGGCCGTACACGCCGGGGCTGGACGACCACGAGGTGGCCCGGCTGCTCAATCTGCCGCTGGCAGGTGAGGTCCCTGTCGAATCGGCCCTGTCCCGTCCGCACGAGGGCAAGGCGCCGCCAGGAGCGGCCGTACGCGGACCGCTGGCCCGGTTCTGCACCATGTTCTGGGAGCGGGCGCTGGCCGAGGCAGGCAGCGTATGA